Proteins co-encoded in one Brassica oleracea var. oleracea cultivar TO1000 chromosome C4, BOL, whole genome shotgun sequence genomic window:
- the LOC106336694 gene encoding probable serine/threonine-protein kinase At5g41260 translates to MGAHCSKFSSCLFHSNFKSSSVLESPDLENGGKQMWPSFKEFRLEQLKSATGGFSSDNIVSEHGEKAPNIVYRGRLDDGCLIAVKRFNRLAWADHRQFLDEAKAVGSLRSDRLANLIGCCYEGEERLLVAEFMPHETLAKHLFHWENHPMKWAMRLRVALCLAQALEYCCDKGRALYHDLNAYRVLFDKDGNPRLSCFGLMKNSRDGKSYSTNLAFTPPEYLRTGRVTPESVVFSFGTVLLDLMSGKHIPPSHALDLIKGKNCAMLMDSALEGHFSNEDGTELVRLATRCLQYEARERPNVKSLLTSLTPLQKETDVPSYDLMGIPHETEDEEEQQLSLTPFGDACLRVDLTAIHEILSKMGYKDDEGIANELSFQMWTNQMQESLNSKKQGDVAFRSKDYTTAVHCYTQFIDGGTMVSPTVHARRCLSYLMNENAREALTDALQAQVVSPEWPTALYLQAACLFKLGMETDAQQALKDGTTLEAKKTNRR, encoded by the exons ATGGGAGCTCATTGCTCTAAGTTCTCTTCTTGTTTGTTCCATTCCAACTTCAAATCCTCTTCAGTCCTCGAATCTCCCGATCTTG AAAATGGAGGGAAACAGATGTGGCCGAGTTTCAAAGAATTCAGATTAGAGCAGCTGAAATCTGCGACCGGCGGTTTCTCCTCAGACAACATTGTGTCGGAACACGGCGAGAAAGCTCCCAACATCGTTTACAGAGGCAGACTTGACGATGGATGTTTAATCGCAGTCAAACGCTTTAACCGCCTCGCCTGGGCCGATCACCGACAGTTTCTG GATGAAGCGAAAGCTGTTGGGAGCTTGAGGAGCGATCGACTTGCGAATCTGATAGGATGCTGTTACGAAGGCGAGGAGAGGTTACTCGTTGCCGAGTTTATGCCTCATGAAACTCTTGCAAAGCATCTTTTTCACT GGGAGAATCATCCGATGAAATGGGCGATGAGACTAAGAGTTGCTTTGTGTTTAGCGCAAGCATTGGAGTACTGTTGTGATAAAGGGAGAGCTTTGTATCATGATCTCAATGCTTACAGGGTTTTGTTTGACAAG GATGGGAATCCGAGGTTGTCTTGCTTTGGTCTCATGAAAAATAGCAGAGATGGCAAGAGTTATAGCACAAACTTGGCATTTACTCCCCCAGAGTATCTACGAACTG GTAGAGTGACACCAGAAAGTGTAGTGTTCAGTTTTGGAACTGTTTTGCTTGATCTCATGAGTGGTAAACATATTCCACCAAGCCAT GCGCTTGACCTGATCAAGGGAAAGAACTGTGCAATGCTAATGGATTCTGCTCTCGAGGGTCACTTCTCAAACGAAGATGGAACTGAGCTAGTACGGTTAGCCACACGTTGTCTACAGTACGAAGCTCGAGAAAGGCCAAATGTGAAGTCTCTCCTCACTTCACTCACCCCACTCCAGAAGGAAACTGACGTACCTTCATATGATCTTATGGGCATACCACATGAAACCGAGGACGAGGAAGAGCAGCAGCTTTCACTGACTCCCTTTGGTGACGCGTGCTTGAGAGTAGACCTTACGGCTATACACGAAATACTTAGTAAGATGGGATACAAGGATGATGAAGGAATCGCTAACGAG CTCTCGTTTCAAATGTGGACCAACCAGATGCAAGAATCTCTCAACTCGAAGAAGCAAGGCGACGTAGCTTTCCGTTCCAAAGATTATACTACCGCAGTCCATTGCTATACTCAG TTCATAGATGGAGGAACAATGGTGTCACCAACTGTTCACGCAAGGCGTTGCCTGTCGTATCTGATGAACGAGAACGCACGAGAGGCTCTGACCGATGCATTGCAAGCACAGGTTGTGTCTCCAGAATGGCCAACCGCGTTGTATCTACAAGCGGCTTGCTTGTTCAAGCTCGGCATGGAAACCGATGCCCAGCAAGCTCTTAAAGACGGTACTACATTGGAAGCCAAGAAGACCAATAGACGTTGA